cactcaatcactgcttttgcggagctttaaaagtttacataattttcttcattagttgtgattcaattagataggttatgctttggttagataatctatgcttaggggatacaattaatttttgagaatatgtctgattatttgtggattaagaaataaaggattaaaaggataattagagttatgaaatatttgaaatcattcatgtgtaatagtggattctagtgtcttggttattttccaatcatttgaaatcaattttgagttaggttttctatatttttaagttctattaagtctagaattcattgccttcacaagcctcaacaaactctttactacaacatcattgaaaatatcatcagggcgaaagtatcactttttctgaaacagagcgaaagtatcattttttatgAAACGGGGGAAGTATCACTTTTCAAAAActgggcgaaagtatcacttttctgaaacggggagaaagtatcattttttctgaaacgggacgaaagtatcactttttctgaaacggacgcgaaagtatcactttttctgaaacggagcgaaagtatcactttttctgaaacggggggaagtatcactttttctgaaacgggcgaaagtatcactttttatgaaacgaaatgaaagtatcactttttctgaaacaggggaaagtatcacttttctgaaacggggcgaaagtatcacttttctgaaacagaaaaaaaatatcactttttctgaaacgggacgaaaatatcactttttctgaaacggagcgaaagtataatATTTTTTCTCGTTGTATTTTGATTCATGCATCCACTAATTTGATTATGCCTCAGAAATAACATTCCGAGGATGTATCACGCGTTATGCGTCGTTTCGTTTTTTTTCTCCGTCGGCCCTCCCCATCGTGGCAGCGGTGTTCTAGTAGTAGCTAGTTCTCGAAAACAAATCTAACAAGAGGAAACTTATAACCATAATAAAAAGATTAAGATTATAATTAGCATACCTTTTTTCCGTAGTTCAAAACCTCTTCCGAGTCTGTAAACCTCTTCTTTTCCTTCTACCCGTAGAAAACAAATAATAGGGGTGTGTGGGTTGGCCTGTCTAGTATTTATATATAGGCTACACACTACACAGATACTTAATGAACAAGTATCTACTTTCCGAAGTTTCAAATACTTTGTCTAGTGTGAAACTATAATTTGACTAGGAAAACTACTAATAAGTCTATTATATAAATAGGATGAGAGAGCTaagttaaaaaataataattctgtATAAGCTTGTGAGGCGTGAGAGACACATACAAAGAGGGAGGAATAAAGAAGAGAAGACATCGAGGTTGTTTGGTTAACAATGAATGCTTCTGTTGGTGGTGGTTTAAAGTCTCGGTATGAAACTGAAAAAGAACTAGCCAAGTGTGGTAGAGACACGGGCGCTGTTTATCCGTGCAAGGATAAAGTTACCAATGAGTATGTAGCATGCAAGTCAATTAATAGAATGAGTTATACATATAACCCTGATTTCATCAAGCGTGAGATTATGATTATGAATGAGTTAACACATCCAAACGTTGTGAGTTTAAAAAGTGTTTATGTCGATGACGACCATGTTGATTTAATAATGGAGAATTGTTCTGGTTCCGATCTTCATAATCGATTAACGGAAATTACGAGGTTTACGGAGAGTAACGCGAAGTTTTTTTTCAAGCAGTTGATGGGAGTAGTCGAGTCATGTCACGAGAGAGGTATTGTGCATCGAGATATCAAActcgaaaatattttcttggccaccacggaagaagaagatgatcaaTGTCTAGATATTAGCTAGGTTAGGGGATTTCGGTTTGGCAACATATATTAAACCTGGAGAAAAGTTGCATAAGGCTTGTGGGAGTTTATATTACGTAGCTCTTGAGATGCCGGATCAGGATCCTGTTTACGACCAGGCAGTGGACGTGTGGAGTCCAGGTGTTGTTCTTTTTTGTCTTCTTAGTGGAAGTCCGCCGTTTTATGGAGAGACCAATGCGGATATAATAGAGAATATTAAAGACGGTGGTTTCTATTATGATCGTTGTCTTTGGATCAATATATCTGAGTTAGCTAAAGATCTGGTCAGTGGAATGTTATGTAAAGATCCTGCAAAGCGGCTCACTGCAACTGAGGTATTGAATCATCCTTGGATGAAGTAATCAGCCCACAAGGAACAGATCCCCAACAATGTAATGCAACAAGTCCAATAGTTTTTATATCCATGTTCTCATCAATTTTTTCAGTGGGAATATGGGTCTCTTTATTATGTTTTCGTTACTGACATAAAAATTACGGTACTAGACAGAACCTTACGTACTGTATGATCAGAAATAATGTCTATATTACAATTCCAGTTTTTTTGCAAGGATATAGTTTGTTTACTCTGATGTTTCGTCAAAATAATTAATCTCCATTGTGGTTTAAACTTGAGGAGCTAATTAAGAATGT
This portion of the Papaver somniferum cultivar HN1 chromosome 11, ASM357369v1, whole genome shotgun sequence genome encodes:
- the LOC113325297 gene encoding calcium-dependent protein kinase 29-like, with the protein product MNASVGGGLKSRYETEKELAKCGRDTGAVYPCKDKVTNEYVACKSINRMSYTYNPDFIKREIMIMNELTHPNVVSLKSVYVDDDHVDLIMENCSGSDLHNRLTEITRFTESNAKFFFKQLMGVVESCHERALEMPDQDPVYDQAVDVWSPGVVLFCLLSGSPPFYGETNADIIENIKDGGFYYDRCLWINISELAKDLVSGMLCKDPAKRLTATEWEYGSLYYVFVTDIKITVLDRTLRTV